From the genome of Setaria viridis chromosome 1, Setaria_viridis_v4.0, whole genome shotgun sequence:
TAATCTAACAAAAACACTAACAATAAGTACCAATTCAGGCTTTGCAAAGGTGAAATTGCAGGTTCTTTGTTTAAGAATACATGCTCTTTCAAACCGAGTCATCACCACAAATGAGGGTGTTGCGATCCTtacttattttccttttttatggACATGCAGCCATGAGGTTTCTGATTTCTACTGTTTTTAACACCATATCAAAGTTATATATTTATTCTTTGTAAAGTCCAAATTACCTGGCAAATTAAACGCTCTAATGTTCAATTGCTTCCAACATAACTACGACCTCATTGACTGGTTCATGGATTTTTCTACCTTTTGCGGTCAAATTTGATACTGTGTACTAATTTCCTACTCCTACCTTTGTATAGCAGTTGTTCCAATAATTTGCCATGGTGCCGTGCCAACATAGGTCAAGATGCTAATTCTTCAACAACCATAACAATGTATTGATACAACACAAAGTTTTCCTCTTAAGGGCACGGCATAACAAAAAAGTAACAAACTATGCAGAGGGAGTTACCATTTCCTTCAAGCTGCATTGCAGGTCTGTGCTTTCTCACTCTTCTTAATTCTTGATTTCACAAACTTTCATATGAGCATGTGACCAGCAGCCACCATATCAATATGAAGGAAGTGTTATTTCGTGCAGCCTTAATGCACGAGGAAACCAGTCTTGGTGGTATCTTTGGATGCACCTCTTTGAAGAGGACATTGTTGTATCTGGTCCAGGTGTTTGGTCAAAACTACAAAATCAAGGTTAACCTTCTACTGCCAATCCAACTTGAATATGTTTATCAAGCGACAGCATGTAATGTGTAACTCCTAAGTTATATATGCAGGTATTGAATTCCGGAATTGGACGTTCATCCTTCAGCCCTAAGACATGAAGGAGCTATTAGGAGCAGTGACGGATCGGTAGCATATATCATGTGCTTATACAAAACTAAAAATCTATTAGAAACCATTTTTGAAACGGTTAAAGATCTTAGTGGTTGCAATATATATGTGGTTTGTTTCCTGAAATTTATGTTTCCTTTATTAATAACACCACTGCACTACCAATGTCAGAAATTTAGGTATGCAGGATAGACAGCTTCTTAATAGAGCCTCAATTCTTACCCATGCCAACCATGTATACGTATTCAGTAAGCCAGGCAAAATATTATGATGATGAAATTTCTTCCCCTGATTCTTTTGTTGCTTCAATTTCAATGAGTTTCTCCTCTCAACCAGAGTGCTTTACTCATACTGCAATATGAAAGAATTTGATTCTTGCCTTTGCATTCATGTTCTAATATGATAAAACCCAAAGTACTGACTCTTCATATCTTCCCAGTGTACCCTACTTGATTTCACTCATTCACTATGTTTAACATTCAGACAATAAAATAGGAAGCACGTTGCTTTGAAGCGGGCGCGCCAATCTTCCTAGTATGTACATAGCCACACTAAGCTGGTTACACCGGCGGCAATTCATGATCATCAGACGACTCCAGCGCCACCTCCTCGGCCGCAGCGTCTTTCGGTGTCGTCACCTTAGCCACCGGCGAGACCTCGCAGCGGCACATCGGGCACGTCCGGTGCGAGTGCAGCCACATGTCGATGCACCCTACGTGGAAAACGTGCCTGCACGCCGGCACCTGCCGCACCATCTCGCCGCCGCGCACGTCCTCCAGGCACACCGAGCACACCACGCAGCTCGCGGACGCCGcctcacccccgccgccgcccgcctcgacCGGGCACTGGAACGCGAACGCCGACGGCGCATCCTTCACCTGAGCGCCACACGGGTAGCCCGGCCgcacggcgcccgccgccgcgaccgTGACGACGACCAgctccgcgcccgcgcccctccgaCCGCTCCGGCGGAACCACCGCCTGGGCACGtagcagccggcggcgccgagcagCAGCGCGGCCAGGATGGCGAAGGCGCACGCCTTCCAGACGCTGACGACGGTGGAGACGAGCACGCAGAACACGAAGATGGTCACGCACACCACGGCGATGCCGTAGCCGTAGAAGGCGCTGTAGCCGTCGTCGTCCACGTTctcgtcctcgccgtcgtcgacggAGCTCGCCTGGAGCTGGAGCCTCGGGTACATGTTGAGCATGGTGATCGGCGACGGCGTGTGCAGACTAGAATGTACAAGTTCGTTGCGGTTCAGCTTGCTGCTGGGACTGGGAGTAGTCAGCTTGAACCAGTATGGAGTGTCGCCGTGAAGTAACATTTTGGCCCCAATTTATAGTGTTCGCCTCGCGGATTCGGCACAAGGATTTAGAGAGTCGCCGCTGCTCTGCAGCTTGGTCAATTTTGTAAGAGCAAATTTAAATATCAAACAATAAGTACTGGTAATCATCTTCTTGTTCAAAATATGTTGCTTTATCTGAATGAATAGTTAATGGAATAAAGGTGTTATTTCCTTCTTTCCAAATtataatttccaaattataagttgttttggttttttagattcatagattttattatgaaCTTAGATAGATGCATAATAgcatctatgaatctagaaaatccaaaacgatctataatttgaaacggatggagtatttaATAACCGCCGCACGGCAGAGTTTAATAACCGCCGCATGGCAGAGCTGAGACGTACAGCGACGCCATGGCGTGTTGGCTCCGCGGCGTCCAGATGAAGGCTATATAGGAATTGCATTTCCATGACCCTTCGGTTTTCCTAATGGCAACTGAAGAGGAGTTTAGACAAATTGATTGACACGAATAAACGTAAACAGTTAAATACACTGAAAAAGATGATTCCTGAAACTACACTGCgtttggcaaaaaaaattatcGCAAGGTACAAAAAGAGCAGATGAAGCACATATCAGCTAAACATTATATTACAAAAATTATATCTAAAGTTTCCCTGAACAGGCAGTAGAAAGCCTAAGAAAGCCCAAGACAGACATCAATCCCAAACACAACTACTAAAACACAAGCCCAGGCTAAAAACAGAGCACATTGATTCAGCATCAATCCAGCTAACTAAGCACTAACTAGCCGCAGGACCCGCCCGCCGACGCGAAGCTGGTGGCGAGCTCGGCGCAGGGCCACGGCTGCACGCCGAGTGCGGCGCCGCGCACGTCCCTGCACCGCCACGCGGCGCCGGTCCTCCACCCGAAGAGCTTCACGTTGTCGAGGCAGATCCGGGTGAAGGGCGAGTTCCTGATCCCCTCCAGCGACCCGGGCTGCTGGATGCCGACGCCCCACACGTTCCTGATCCGCACGGCGTCCACCATCGGCACGGCTCGCTGGCTGAACCGCCCGTCGGGGtggtcgccggcgtcgccggcgatgCGGACGCCGCTGCGCACGCGGCTCATGCGCACGTTGTCGACGGTGACGTTCCGGATgtagccgccgcggccgacgctGGTCTTGATGTGGATGCCGTAGCCGCTGTCGAAGATGCTGCAGTCCTCCACGAGGACGTCGCGCACGCCGCCGGAGGCCTCGCTGCCGATCGCGATGCCGCTGAACGGggacgaaccgcgcacgcgccggATGGTGATGCCGGAGCTCGGCCGGCCGTAGGCGATGCCGTACTCGTCCCACCCGCTCTTGATCGCCACCAGGTCGTCGCCGGTGGAGATGTACGAGTCCTCGATGCACACGTTGCTGCTGGAATCTGCACGAGGACGTCGGCCAAATGAATCATTGCAGGCAAAGGCAACACATTTCTCTGAGCACGGGCCACGAAAAGATGGAGATGGAACAGCATACCTGGATCCACTCCGTCTGTGTTCGGGGAGTCATGTGGTGCCAAGATCATCATGTTGGTTACGACCACATTCCTGAAAGAATGAAATGCATATATAGTAtgataagtgtttcattctctgTGGCACACATGTCATGGTTGTATGCAACTGAACATCGTCAAATTAGTAATGATTAGGATTCATATTACTAATTTAAGGCGCCTTTTGAAACATCCAGGTGAAGCTACCTAGGATAGGATTCTAGATGGACACTCtatgaaaagaaagaaattctaaaaattcttaaaaaaagcaaaacatttgACCATCAATCGGtaaactcaaatcatcatagccattggatctattatgttttctaaaaaattatctacctatgccattatgaaaatagcctaaagtaaccccctaaatctatatctaaattacccacctgccattatataaaataaattaaagaaccccctaatattcatcaaaattacctacttatgctattataaataatatttaaaataatttctaaatttgcaactaaatttccAACCACTAATACTccaaaaataacttaaaataaccccttaaatttgtgtatatatatatattacccacatatgctattataaaaaataacatgaggtaaccctacatttgaatccaaatcaccttaattaaaaatatacaccaatatatgattctaaatcgtctatttcaTACACTATCTCTATTCTattgagaatatagatttctatgttaaagtTGTAGCTCAAGCTTAtgatccattaaacaaattcaagtgcataccagcgatgcaaagtgaaaaattaaagattgtaaatgtggatgaaaacgttatagagtaattactaaataaaatctatcacaatcagaTGAAGATTATAGGTATGTATCTATATAAGTACTGTGTTccaatatttaacaaatgagaggtggctccaggtaatagttttgtagcaaatgcggcctcatttttttttccattggagactctgcATTAGTTATCACGAGACTTacataaatcatagaaattctcacaataataagaaaaatcaaacatcaatcctgtaaactctaataatcatagttaTTGGTTTATATTTCCGAAAGGTTACctaccactatcattatgaaaatattctaaaataaaccctaaacctatgTCAAAATTACCGAGtccaatataaaaaataatctaaaataacctTATAATCATCAttcaatttactcatgcatatcattatgaagcataacttaaaataatattcaaaatttgtatctaagttacccatgtatgttgttattaaaaataacctaaagtaaacacataaatcttaatctaattatcttcatgtgcatcatacataaatgtcaaaaagtaaactgaTTCTAAATTACATATTTATGTCATGGTTAatgtatatacgcatgatgagtgTCTTTatatagaccatttatacatgtatgtgaggaagtgatgaaaaattaCTGATTTTTATGCtcaacacaatgtatggaggtgcgatacaaaatgaaaagagtgtaaatatggatgaaaaagtgtatagagtaattactaattaaaaatcaattacaattggataaagataagtacatgtctatatgagtattatgttgaaatattgaaaaaaatgagagagtagtaggtatgATTGttagctagaagtttaatttataaataatttttaaatacaatagattTTAATTAGCCCGTGCTGGAGCACGGGTCGATAGACTAGTTTGCATAATGaactttatgattttttttgctcGTGGGATTTCGATCAAGTCTGAATTACTATTCTGTTTCCAGAACCACACTAACTGGTAATACTGAAAAGCAACATTTCTATTTACAGGTAGCTAGAAACGGATGATCGTGTCGACTGTGCGCTTACTCGCAGTAAACAGGATGGATGTTCCAGAAGGGTGAGTTCTTGAGAACGATGTTGGAGATGTGGATGCCAGTGGAATGCATGAACTCCACGAGGTTTGGCCTGGTGTGCTGAAGAGTCCTCCGCCTCCACATGTTCCACCACACCTCCCCTTGGCCGTCGATGACTCCCTTGTCACCTAATAATGCGGAAAAAGGGAGGAAATCACAATCCAAGGATACTGTTTCTGGAGCATCAGTTTCATGAACCCTTCTGGTGAATGTTTGATCAGGCAAGTTCTctggaaataaaaaataaaacccTCGTGCTGCAACAATCAGCACGGAGTGAAAAACAATTAACCAATAGTTGCACTATTAGACTgggccacaagcccacaacccACAAAAATGCTAAGGCAAAAACATCCAGGCCGTGACTTCCCAGCATTCGTGCGTGCACATGTTGTACTGGGGTGTTGAGCAAGATTCTTCATAAGATTCAGCAAACAGCAATGTCTAGGTTTCTTTAATAATTCACCATGACAGCATGGTACAATTTAGGCTCTGCAGCTACCAGTATGGGTCTGAAACTTAGTTTAACAATAACAGGCCACTGATGAAAGTGCTGTGATCCAGTGCATATTTTAACCCGTGGTACCACATCAGACATCTCCCATCTGAACTTGTGCTACCAAAACCCGTCCTGTTCCCAGTGCTCGGCTTAGTTTTTAGAACCCTAGAAGATTGTCACAACTCGGCAGGTTCACTTTGTTCACACACTCTCATCATGCAGTCCGTGTCGTGAACATTTTGACACTACGTATGGCAAAAATTCCTTTTGCGCAGAGGATGATTGTTTCGGTCTGCTCTGACGAGGAGACCTCGTGTCTACTGACCATCGATCAGGAGTTTCAGGACTCTCGAGCAAACAGTAGCGACGTGAGCACGACTGCACGACGCGACATGGACGGAGAGCAGAGGGAGCCTCACCCGTGATGACGACATCCCGGAGGCCGTCGCCGGTGATGAAGCTAGCGTACCTCGGCCCCGGCAGCTCCCGCCCCCGCCCGTACGACGGCAGCGGCTCCACCAGCGGCCACCCCCGCGTGTCCCCCGTGGCCATGAGCACGGCGCCCCTGGCGAGGAAGAGCGTCATGTGGCTGGTGAGGTTGAAGCTGCCGGTGAGCCACGTCCCCGCCGGCACGCGCAGCTccgtgccgccgcggcggcgctggtgctgGATGCGGTACACGGCCTTGCGGAACGCCCACGTGTTGAGCGTCCGCCCGTCGCCCACGCCGCCGAAGTCCGTGATGGATATCACCTCCGGCCGGCGCTTCGCCGGCGCCACGCCTACGCACgtcgccgcacccgccgccgacTGGAGCAGTGCGAGCGCGCCTAACAGCACGACTAACACGGCGAGGCTGCTACcgcgcgacgacggcgcggcCATGCTGCGAGACCCAGCGGCAGCTTTGCGACGAGGGGGAGAGAGGCCAAGCAGAGGGCTCCAAGAAGGGCTTTTTCTCCCCCCGGCGTGTGGTGTGGCGATCCCTAGGAAAGCGCCGGGGCGGGAGCTAGCGATCAATGCAAATCTCGGCTGGGCGGTGGTGccgggaggtagaagaagggaAGCTCCAAGTGCAAGAATCCAAGGACGGTGTGAGCATGCCAAGCAGATGAGTCCAGAGGGAGGGATGGGGGGGTGGCTGCTGGCACGAGGGAGAGTGGCTAGCTACTTTCAGCAGCTTTCAGAGAGTGAGTGTGTGAGAGTGAGGAGTGAGGACTGAGGACTGAGGAGGGTGAACCGGTGAAGGAGCAATGAAATATCAAATGTCTTGTGAAGAGAGCCACTTCTGGCCTGCAGTGCAACTTTATGCAGAGATCTTGCTGGTGCACATATGACAGACATACCCCAGTTGTTATCGGTTTTCCCCCATTTCAGAACTTTGGGTGGAACATGAATAGGCCCTAAACATGTATACCAAACTTCAAGGTTGAAGCCAGTCTGACAAGGATCATATCAAAATGTAGCTGGTCTGCCATGGTTGGCACTGCAAAGAATTCACCTAGCTTAATTATAACCCAATTTCATTTACATCCGTTAATCATTTTGTAAACATGAACTTAGTTTATCTTAATGCATGCTCCTTAATCGCATCTGCTTTTCCAATTGCCTTTTTCAGCCTGgcagcatgcatatgcatggcaGGATAAGATCCATCTCTGCATCGGAGAATGGAGTATCAGAAGGGTTCACGGGCTCGGGAGGAGACGAGACAGCCTGGGTGAGGTCAGGTGTGGTGCGCAATCTTATGCGTGCCGTTTATGGTTTGATGCACAAGGCGTCAAAGGACTCAAAGCAGAGCCAGGGACCAGACCAGAGCCATTTCTTGCGGTTATCTCTTCTTGGACGCTTGTGTGCACACGTTCCACAGTAACCATGTACTACTCCCTCCCCCTCGGGTTACAAATGTTTGACGATTTGGATAGTGGCACGATCGTTAAATCATTAGCTTTTACCATAATTTTATGTTGTATAGTATTTGTAGAACCTGATGAAATTATGGTACTTTTAAAGTGCATTATACGTATAAGAGCTGCGCATCATTTTATTAAATAGAAAGGACAAAGTTTTACAGACTTCGCGGAGCGTGGCTCACGCTAGACACTTGCACGTTACAGAGGTATGCAAGATGGACAACCGGCTAGACACTCACTGTCCTGCTTGATGCGCTGCATAAGCTCATGGGTAGTGGCAGGAGCGAGGCACCTAGGTCGATCTCTGCTGTTTCTGGTTCTTTTGGCGATCATTTCAGAAAGTGTTGGAGCGAGTTGGGAAACGGACTTCCCATCGATGCAATTATCAATCCAGAACAGTGTGCGTGTAACACCTAaaatttaaaagaattcaaattcactAAAAATTTGCTCAATTAGGATGTTATTtaaatttctaagcatttaatttcattttctcaaattaaaataattcactataggagtttattgtgcattcatgctggtgcataattttttgttgcttgtgtttgaatcaaatttaaatctcAAATTCAATTTCCATTTCAAaatccttccttttctttcttttctttctcctcttggGCTgcattcttccttcttctcctttttctttcagcCCAGCTCCAACTCCTTGCAGCCCAACGCCACCAGCTCCTCAGTCAATTCGCTTCTCTCGGCCCAACTCGCGCCAGCCCAGCTGTTTCACCTGCTCGCTGCCTTCTCTCTCTGTCGTGCGGGCCCCACCGGTCAACGCCATCCCCtaccttcctttcttcctcccccagcTCTTTCCTTTCCGCGCGCCGCACACTTTCCTTTCTTCCGCGCCCGAGCTTTCCTTCTACCCGGCGCCTCCTCTCCGCAACCGAGTCGAGGGCGGGCGACCTCCACCCTATATAAGCATCGCCTCTCCCCCGACCTTAGCACCAAGTCCCAGCCACCCCTCAAACCCTAGCAGCCGCCGTCGAGTTTCTTTGCTGCCGCCGCTAGATCTCGCAGCAAGGTGAGCTTCGCCGCGCCGCGATCCTTCCTGATGCGCAAAACGAGTTCGCCGCAAGCTTCTCGATCTTCCGGTGTAAACCGCGCATCGAAACGCGGCCTGGAGCACGTTTTCACGCTCTCCGGTGATGCGCCACCGCGCCTCGCCTCTCTGTCGCCGCTCACCATTGCTTACGCCAACAACCCAAGCGCTCGCCGTCGGATCCTGATCCGACGCTCGGATTCCGTCACCTCCGGCTCCAAGCCGCGGGCCGAGCCGAGCCTTCCGCAGGGCTCAAGCCAAGCCGAGCCGCGCAAATCTCCGCCGCCTACTGCCGATCTGACGGCTCAGATCGAGCCTCACCGAGCCGTCCCTGTTTTCTGAGCCGCGCTGCTAACTGTTTTGCATTTAAGCCCTCGTATTTTTCgtaaatcaacccgcagtccaatctaGTTTAAAAGCATTTACAAGCCGGTCctattttcttctgttttaaACCCTACTCTTTTGTAAAATTAACCCACCATTCTGAGTTACGTTTTTGCGCGTTAAACCTTCAGTTTATAAGCGTAATTATGCATAGATCCTTGGTTTTTCGTAGTTTAGCCctgaaagttttgtttttctcgcagAAAAGCCTTGAAACTTGTTTTAATCAtgtcttttgcatcttaactctgtttttcgcgttctttatatccacgtgttcgttttaaagcgtagattagtttttcaagcttgttttctctgtttattaTGGTTGGTGTATTGTTTTTCGTATGTTatgtatttgtttgcttgtatgtgctcgtgtgacgcgtgtatacggtccgcagttcgagggatttgaagatcaagccttcgaggagtacgaacaacAAGAGCAAGGctaagaaggcaagtcgtgtccttgatcacttctttaattcctattcacctttactttcatgttcaatacaacATTGCTACGCACTTAATAGTTTAAATATGTTGGGTCATTAAGGTTCGCCTATATTttatttacctttgccttgaccaaccgggtttacttttatgttgggtagctcatgctaaTTGCTTACTTGggatatggtggtttaactgaatTCAATGATTAATcctgctttacttctgttatacctttcattaatataAGATCATAAATGTTTAATCGAAACATgaagcgaccacccaggaaaatagtgctaccacaagactaaatggctctggttttggctgaataattagaaactctagtttgaagcggtcttaccgaaagggcaagaggggaagatagtagttggtgtatagcactcgctctcttgggaagtaggatttgctaagacactataccactaggggactgttataCACTGCGccgatcatgaaaccttagcggaccacttcttattagggaatctttgtaaaggcctcgtagcgtccctatgcaatcacacttcagaagtgtggtatggtgccttggaaacaccgcatggttgggtccgaagttcttttgaactttta
Proteins encoded in this window:
- the LOC117850025 gene encoding probable polygalacturonase, coding for MAAPSSRGSSLAVLVVLLGALALLQSAAGAATCVGVAPAKRRPEVISITDFGGVGDGRTLNTWAFRKAVYRIQHQRRRGGTELRVPAGTWLTGSFNLTSHMTLFLARGAVLMATGDTRGWPLVEPLPSYGRGRELPGPRYASFITGDGLRDVVITGDKGVIDGQGEVWWNMWRRRTLQHTRPNLVEFMHSTGIHISNIVLKNSPFWNIHPVYCENVVVTNMMILAPHDSPNTDGVDPDSSSNVCIEDSYISTGDDLVAIKSGWDEYGIAYGRPSSGITIRRVRGSSPFSGIAIGSEASGGVRDVLVEDCSIFDSGYGIHIKTSVGRGGYIRNVTVDNVRMSRVRSGVRIAGDAGDHPDGRFSQRAVPMVDAVRIRNVWGVGIQQPGSLEGIRNSPFTRICLDNVKLFGWRTGAAWRCRDVRGAALGVQPWPCAELATSFASAGGSCG